The Manihot esculenta cultivar AM560-2 chromosome 11, M.esculenta_v8, whole genome shotgun sequence genome includes a region encoding these proteins:
- the LOC110626527 gene encoding palmitoyl-acyl carrier protein thioesterase, chloroplastic, with protein sequence MATATIGFLLVNKHFQVEALQNEIINKMKKTVKYEMRMASPSSRRKIISQAVISGGSGSLVQDGLVYRQNFSVRSFEIGFDRKLSLAALTNYLQDTALEQCRVIGIWADDFGSTPEMSRQDLIWVVCALQIVVDSYPSWLDVVEVDTWFYPSGQNSIRRDWIVRDGKTGNTLARATSVCVLMNKKTRKLSKLKEEIREEFTPHIRNCDPVIVKDSRKLLRLDVDTADYVRKGEKPEWDQLDLNQHVNHVQYINWILETVPRYFVEHHKLSAITLEYRKECTADCVLQSLAKIVKHGVSHNSNNNNNVIELEHLLLLENGSEIARGRTIWKPRDIPAETATQHKHYILQ encoded by the exons atggctACTGCTACAATCGGATTCTTGCTAGTTAACAAGCACTTCCAAGTCGAAGCCTTGCAAAatgaaatcatcaacaaaatgAAGAAAACTGTCAAGTACGAGATGCGTATGGCTTCACCATCATCAAGAAGGAAGATTATTTCCCAAGCTGTTATTAGTGGTGGAAGTGGAAGCTTGGTGCAAGATGGCCTCGTTTACAGGCAAAACTTTTCGGTTAGATCATTTGAAATAGGCTTTGACAGAAAACTATCCTTGGCTGCCTTGACCAATTATTTACAG GACACAGCACTTGAACAGTGTAGAGTTATAGGTATATGGGCTGATGATTTTGGTTCAACACCTGAAATGAGTAGACAGGACTTGATATGGGTAGTCTGCgctttgcagatagtggtggaTAGCTATCCTTCCTG GCTTGATGTTGTAGAAGTAGACACATGGTTTTATCCATCAGGACAAAATAGCATACGTCGAGACTGGATTGTTCGTGATGGCAAGACAGGGAATACTTTGGCTCGAGCAACCAG TGTATGTGTGTTAATGAATAAGAAAACAAGGAAGTTATCCAAGCTTAAAGAAGAAATCAGAGAAGAGTTCACTCCTCATATAAGGAATTGTGACCCTGTCATTGTTAAGGATAGCAGAAAGTTGCTGAGACTCGATGTTGATACAGCAGATTATGTTCGTAAAGGTGAAAAA CCTGAATGGGATCAGCTTGATCTCAATCAGCATGTGAACCATGTTCAGTACATTAACTGGATTCTTGAG ACTGTTCCCCGCTATTTTGTAGAACATCACAAGCTTTCGGCCATAACTTTGGAGTACCGGAAAGAGTGCACGGCAGATTGCGTACTGCAGTCTCTGGCCAAAATTGTTAAACATGGCGTCAGTCacaatagtaataataataataatgtgatTGAGTTGGAACACTTGCTCCTCCTGGAGAATGGATCCGAAATTGCTAGGGGAAGAACCATTTGGAAGCCAAGAGATATTCCTGCGGAAACTGCTACCCAGCATAAGCACTATATACTGCAGTAG